Genomic DNA from Perca flavescens isolate YP-PL-M2 chromosome 23, PFLA_1.0, whole genome shotgun sequence:
caaatttcataTCTTTAGTCAATAACATTTGAACTTATGTTATTGGCCAAAGATATATTTGTTGTGCAGCTAAATGAAGAACACTTTGGTAGGTACTGAATTAAATGGTTGTGGgtgtccatctgtgtgcatacatgcatacatgcacatGTGTGAGTATTAGGGTGTAAGCACACATGGTTGACTGTATATGGGTCCCTTACCCAGGAAGGGGATCCAGGAGATTTTGTACCCAGATGCCCCTGGTGTTTTCCCCCAGGACAGAGTGAAGGAGTTGACTCCAATGTCCACAACCTTCACCTCCCTCACTGCCTGGAATAGCTGTGAGTCTGAAACAGCAGCTGAAAAATAACACCACATAGTCATGTCAGGGGATTTAACATTCTAATCAGTTCCAATCATGATGCAtacaaattaatataaaaaaacatcattaaaTGTAGCGCAATCCAAAATCCCTGAGCTGAATGAGCTGGTGTTCACGCACCCTATTATTTGTCCGAGTAATAATCTTAGCACTTGAAGCTTGGTGTAACATACTAActttgacagtgacagtgataaaaTGATAGCAGCTCTGCTGGCTTGGTCTCGGTGACACAGACTTTAAGTGACAACGACAGGAACTGTGGTTAAAATGGGAAGACCAAAGTACATGACTTGTCAGTCAAACAAAGACACAAGAGGCTGCTGTGGCACGGGATGAGGAACTTCACTGTCCCTACCCATTTAATTACACTGGGGTGCACAGCTGCACAGCGCTATTTAGATCTAAAGATGAATCATGATCAATTAAAATAAACCTCAGTGTGTGAGACCTCACTTCCTGTACCTGTGAGCTGAGATAAGGAGATTTCTGGTCCCTCTGAGTTGCCGTACACTGCACAGATGGTGATTGTGTAGGTGGACTGTGGATTCAGGTCTTTGATACGATGGAAGAGAACACTGCGGCCCAGGTAATGGGAATGAGGGGTGCTATCACCTGCAAGCATGCaggtacagacacacaaatacacacaacagacTATTAGAAACAGTGTGGGATATTTTTGTCACTCCCGCAATTCCTATTCACATTTTTagacacaaacaaaatataaaggCTTTAAAGGAGCTGACAGGTTGTATGAAAAGTACACAAACAGAACGTTTCTTTGATTGACCTGAACATATAAATGGTCCCCATATTGTGATGGACGAAAGAACAACATGGGTAATTATATCACCTGTGTTCCAAGACAGTTTGTACTCAGTAGCTCCAACAATGGGACTCCACTCCACAACTACGGAGGTGCTGTTGTAGGATGACACCTTGAAGTTGGACACATACCCTAACGGAGCTGAGACCGAGGAAAATggaacatgaataaataataaatgaatttgTTCATGTAAATACACTGTTAATGacataatttattttataataaatatattactattattactacTCAGGGCACTTTCAATACTAATTACCCTTTTATATTTGATGTTCCATGAAGGGTATGGACACACTACATAACGCTACacacagaagagaagaaaacTATGACAACAAAAGTGTTTTCTTGTTGGGACATCTTCAACTTGCAGCCCTGCTGACCTAATGACATGTACTACAAGTGACAGGGATGGTGGTTAAAATGGGCTCATGGCTTGTCAATCAAACAAAGACACCACAAaggtgtaaacatgttttatatctatgggTGTAAACAACTTCACCATTGTGTCATTATATTTTGCCTTTGCATGCTACTATCTGGATGAATGAGATGACTCTAGACAAAAAGAACAAGATAATGTAGCATTATAACCAGTCCTAAACCTCAGTGGTACTTCAGGTGGATGGGAGACATTGAATACTGGTACTCACAAGTTCTGAAGGTAGCACTTATACCAGGCCCCACCACAGatccaaacagcacatagagagacaggacataCTCAGTATCATGGGCTGCATTCCTCAGCTGGTACTCTGTGGTGCTGCCGTTCAGAGCCACCTGCCTGGGACGGTCCCGACCAACAAACTCTGAAAATAATATTGACATTGACAATACAGTCACTCTTCCTTGCATTTGATTATTCCTCACTGTCCTGGCATTCCCCTTAACTCTGGCTCAGCATCAAAGTCCCTTTCTCTGGAAACAACATCCTCCTCCTTTTCCCCCAACATTTGTATTTCATCAAAGTGAGTCGCCATGCCACCTGTCACATTCTCCTGGCAGACTGGCAGGATGTGGTGGATGTGTCTAGTGTAAAAGCAGTGGCATTTCAAAGCTCTTGTCAGAGTGAGTCTGTCATGGACTGATGAATACACGTACgagggaattgttgggtctgtgtaaattatagagtgtggtctagacctactttatctgtaaagtgctctgagataacttctgttatgatttgacccTGTAAATAAAAGTGAATTGAATTGTAAACAAATTGAAACGGCCTTTACCTAAAACTTGCTGTGGATGGACATCATTGAcatcatttatttaaacaagaGTCATGAGACGTATAACTAGAAGAACCAGTATCATATAAACAAAACAGGAAgtctgaaagagagagaaagtgtaaatcacctggagttggtccccaggCCAGTCTGTAACCTGTGGCTCCTGGGACACTGTTCCATGCGACATCAGCAGTACTGGTGCTCACAGCAGACACCTTCAAGGTTTGTACTGCACTGCTTTCCactgacacacagaaagagagacagacagagaggaagacaaAAAGGCCATCTTCAGTCTAATCTTGCCTACGTCTATAATATTGCACACTCTCATGcctttatttttgtaattacTAGCAAGCATCCTAGTTACATGTCTTGACTTTGGTGGTGGTGACCGGCCCCTCAATGTCTCCAAAGATGGGGTTGATGGTGACCTTGTACTCAGAGGCTGAGTGGAGGCCCTGGATCATGTAGAAGTTAAAGTTGTCCCCGAGGTTAACGTTCTCTATGTGGCCGTCtgaaagacacagagaggaaCAGAGGCTCTAATATCACACTTTTTGGCTTTATTTCATTAACCAAGGTCATTTCCTCTTTGCTACACCCTTGTGTACAATTATGTAGCAAACAGTTAATAACAGTACCTGGGGATTCCCATGTCAGACGGTATCCTGTGGCACCCTTAACTGATGTCCATCTCGCCTGGACAGTATCTGTGGTGGCGTTTTGGACAAGGAACTTCTGAACTTGTACCAGCTTTACTGTGTAGAcgtacatatgcacacacatacattcaatATTTCactttagtttatttagcaATGAAAGAAATCATAATAATGACAGAAAGTTATTTAATCAGATATTTAAAGTAATataatgaaagaaaagaaacatacaCATCTACATACAAATCTTAATCAATTCAAACCAAAGCAAAACCTCAGGAGATGTTTCTCTAGCGTACCATGAAATTGAGATAAATGAGAGTCTTACTCTATGTAACAGATAATGCTGGTatttcttccaagaacaacagCACAGTACTGTGGAAATATTATGGTACTGCACCTTGACATTTCATCCTTCTGTTTTAGCATGTTCCATACTTTATTACAGGACTTTGTCCTGCAATTGTTATTGGTTACAGCTATCCAAGCTCTTTTCCTCTCAGTGTTAAGTCTATATTAAAGCAGATAAACTTACATGTCTTGCCCACTATTGAAACCGTTTCACTTGGTCCCTGGGAGTAAACAGCATAAATACTGACAGTGTACTTCTTATCCTCCTCCAGGCTGTCAATCACATGAGAAGAGGTGTCTCCAGGAAGCATCTTCTCATAAGCAAATCCAGGTCGGTTGGCTGCAGAGCAAAaattcattgttgattaatctgttgattattttcttgattcatcgattagttgtttggtctataaaatgtcagaaatggtgaaaaaaaattatcagtGTTTTCTAAATATCTTGTTTAGTCCACAAATCAGTctgtcatagaggagtgaagaaactagaaaatattcacatttaaggagctggaatcagagaatttttacttttttggtataaaaaatgactcaaaccaattaatcaattatcaaaatagttggcgattattttaacatttgacaactaatcaattaatcaattaatctttgcagctctattttTATATTGGTCTGCTGGTCTATTGttgtcaaataataataattgcatGGTGTAATGTTTGCATACATCTTGGGATGAAGATCATAAATCCGTTGAGCCTCCCTAGAGGAGGCGTCCAGCCCAGGCGCAGAGAGAACAGGCCTTCCTCAATAACACGGAAGTTTGACACCTGAGGCAAAGGGGCTAAAAGACAGAAACTTGTTGATCAGGGAAGCAGGGTATAGTGAAATCCAAAACAAATATGCAGAAGaatttgtatattttataaaaGCTGCATGAGCAACACCCACTTGTCTGGATGGTGATTGTTGCAGAGTCTCCTATGAGGCTGGGGTAGATGGCGTAGACAGTGAGGGAATATTCTGTTTTAGGACTCAGCTCTGTCACCACTGTTGTGCTCACATCTGCCTTCAGATCAACCTGCAACATACAATGAAGACAGCAGAATGAGAGTAGCttagtgtgtgttggtgtgggaaagaaagagagagtgaagtGAAGGGAAGGATACAATGAAATGACGCAGAGACTTCTGAAATGTGCACTTGAATAAATATCTTCACTTCCCATATAAGTATCTAACTCAGTAAACCACAAGCATCCTTATGCTTTGTTTACACTTCTGTCCAATACCCTCTATTCAAATTAAGTGGCCTGTTATGCTTTATAACATAATGCAAAATATTCCTTATTTAGTACTGTGAAGTAATTCTGTGTCTGTCAAGGGTCAACTGCAATAAACAAGCACAAACAGAAGTGCAGATACTGTATTGGTGGAGAAATGGGCATCATGTTGATCCCATTAATGCAATATTGTCGCAAGCTTTAGAGTTACACAGACGGAATTGCACAAATAACTCAGGCTGCAATGAGAGATCACTCACTGCATTTTTAGTTCAGTACATATGCTGGTCACAGAGGTGACATGCAGTTTTGATCAAAAGGCAGTCCTGAGTGTgtccgggttggctcagtgggtagagcaggcgcacatatacttgtacgcagaggtccagggtttgaatccgacctgtgacaatttcctgcatgtcttccccctctctcgc
This window encodes:
- the LOC114550501 gene encoding collagen alpha-1(VII) chain-like encodes the protein MLVVDLKADVSTTVVTELSPKTEYSLTVYAIYPSLIGDSATITIQTTPLPQVSNFRVIEEGLFSLRLGWTPPLGRLNGFMIFIPRSNRPGFAYEKMLPGDTSSHVIDSLEEDKKYTVSIYAVYSQGPSETVSIVGKTLKLVQVQKFLVQNATTDTVQARWTSVKGATGYRLTWESPDGHIENVNLGDNFNFYMIQGLHSASEYKVTINPIFGDIEGPVTTTKVKTLESSAVQTLKVSAVSTSTADVAWNSVPGATGYRLAWGPTPEFVGRDRPRQVALNGSTTEYQLRNAAHDTEYVLSLYVLFGSVVGPGISATFRTSPLGYVSNFKVSSYNSTSVVVEWSPIVGATEYKLSWNTGDSTPHSHYLGRSVLFHRIKDLNPQSTYTITICAVYGNSEGPEISLSQLTAAVSDSQLFQAVREVKVVDIGVNSFTLSWGKTPGASGYKISWIPFLGGDEMSHVVSAASTTFTIHKLQESSAYKIQVSSMVGNREGSPVLLTARTLDLPKVNDFAALNTSESSTVLNWTRVAGVSGYRLSWRHISVLETKTETLGPGFNSFMISNLLYGRTYIFTIRPLYGEVEGPISTIYQRILGQDGLGVTVQSVAATVAPHITTASITDTTVTHTSSRTTRHPIAVPQPKSITTKKTGQPSVTEAKAAEATFLRLTTLSAETTAAPRPVCGKTKADIVFLVDESSSIGANNFIKMKDFIFRVATYFPIIGPQGTQIAVVHYSDEPRIEFRLSDFKDRNSVLRALRALRYGGGNTKTGKGISYVLQELFQESLGMRQDVAHVLVLITDGRAQDNVVPPSRIARALGQ